A window of Ranitomeya variabilis isolate aRanVar5 chromosome 2, aRanVar5.hap1, whole genome shotgun sequence contains these coding sequences:
- the GPHA2 gene encoding glycoprotein hormone alpha-2, with protein sequence MYLTSASVFLLLTVLSFEIQSIDTTTPGCHLHPFNVTIRSDRKGTCRGTQVIKACVGYCESSAFPSKYSVLVASGYKHNITSVSQCCTISKLQKVKVRLFCGASRWEEIEIGSAESCQCATCRLSRY encoded by the exons ATGTATCTCACTTCAGCCTCAGTCTTTCTCTTGTTGACTGTCTTGAGCTTCGAGATACAGAGCATTGACACCACCACTCCAGGATGTCACCTCCATC CATTTAATGTTACTATAAGGAGTGACCGCAAAGGGACTTGTCGAGGGACCCAAGTCATCAAGGCATGTGTGGGATACTGTGAATCTAGTGCCTTCCCATCCAAGTATTCGGTGCTGGTGGCCAGTGGGTACAAGCACAATATAACATCTGTATCACAATGCTGCACCATAAGCAAACTACAGAAG GTGAAGGTTCGCCTATTTTGTGGAGCATCTCGATGGGAAGAAATAGAGATTGGTTCAGCAGAGTCATGCCAGTGTGCCACGTGTCGCTTATCCCGTTATTAA